A stretch of the Sorangium aterium genome encodes the following:
- a CDS encoding PQQ-dependent sugar dehydrogenase, whose amino-acid sequence MTFALGGGACLALGAGACSDDGATSSGDSATSGGNQGSSGTQTGTGAGAGSASSSGAGAGSSSGSDAASGSGSGSGSGGGSSTTSSSGTTAGQGGSGAGGGDPVECDASAAPDVGKLALAPVVTGVDKLVYAAQPKGSSDWYLVLQTGQIRVFSGGQLRSGVFLDVSSQIQLSSGTFDDERGVISMAFPPDYATSGKFYIMMTATTGTNMNRDMVVEYKRSSDPYVADANSAKTILRLDASAVNHNGGHIVFGPDGMLYVGTGDGGGSCNSDKPGGSQDPASLFGKILRLDPNAAEPYAAAGNPLDGTASRVWHYGLRNPYTFTFDRGTGDLFIGDVGQDSYEEVDYVPAGTSGLNFGWPKWEGTHADTCQGRTMRAGDTHTPPIADMDRRQSATGPYRDYKSVVSGFVYRGSQVPQLRGVYLFGDYTGGKMGALMQCGAQTSPITVINKNPDPNAPNAPAFTRQGNLPTFNALTAVVEDNDGEQYFVANRNSLVKIVPGT is encoded by the coding sequence ATGACCTTCGCGCTGGGTGGCGGCGCGTGTCTCGCGCTGGGCGCCGGTGCGTGCAGCGACGACGGGGCGACCAGCTCTGGCGACTCCGCGACGAGCGGAGGGAACCAGGGCTCCTCCGGTACGCAGACGGGGACGGGGGCCGGCGCTGGCTCCGCCTCCAGCTCCGGCGCAGGCGCCGGCTCCAGCTCTGGTTCCGACGCCGCCTCCGGCTCTGGTTCCGGCTCCGGCTCCGGCGGTGGCAGCAGCACCACGTCGTCGTCCGGGACCACCGCCGGACAGGGCGGCTCCGGCGCCGGCGGCGGCGACCCGGTGGAGTGCGATGCCAGCGCGGCGCCCGACGTCGGGAAGCTGGCGCTCGCTCCCGTCGTCACCGGCGTGGACAAGCTGGTTTACGCCGCTCAGCCGAAGGGGTCGAGCGACTGGTATCTCGTGCTGCAGACCGGGCAGATCCGCGTGTTCTCCGGCGGTCAGCTGCGCAGCGGGGTCTTCCTCGACGTGAGCAGTCAGATCCAGCTCAGCTCCGGCACCTTCGACGACGAGCGCGGGGTCATCAGCATGGCGTTCCCGCCCGACTACGCGACGAGCGGCAAGTTCTACATCATGATGACGGCGACCACGGGCACGAACATGAACCGTGACATGGTGGTCGAGTACAAGCGGTCCAGCGATCCTTACGTGGCGGACGCGAACTCGGCGAAGACGATCTTGCGGCTCGACGCGTCCGCGGTGAATCACAACGGCGGCCATATCGTGTTCGGGCCCGACGGCATGCTCTACGTCGGCACGGGCGACGGGGGCGGGTCCTGCAACAGCGACAAGCCTGGCGGGTCGCAGGATCCGGCCTCGCTGTTCGGCAAGATCCTGCGCCTCGATCCGAATGCTGCGGAGCCGTACGCCGCGGCCGGCAATCCCCTCGACGGCACGGCCTCGCGGGTCTGGCACTATGGTCTGCGCAACCCGTATACCTTCACCTTCGACCGGGGGACGGGCGACCTCTTCATCGGCGATGTCGGCCAGGATAGCTACGAGGAGGTCGACTACGTTCCTGCCGGCACCTCGGGGCTGAACTTTGGCTGGCCGAAGTGGGAAGGCACCCACGCGGATACCTGCCAGGGGCGCACCATGCGCGCGGGCGATACGCACACCCCGCCCATCGCCGACATGGATCGGCGGCAGAGCGCGACAGGGCCGTACCGCGACTACAAGTCGGTCGTCAGCGGATTCGTGTACCGGGGCAGCCAGGTGCCGCAGCTCCGGGGCGTCTACCTGTTCGGCGACTACACCGGAGGGAAAATGGGCGCGCTCATGCAGTGCGGGGCGCAGACGTCGCCCATCACGGTCATCAACAAGAACCCCGATCCGAACGCGCCGAACGCTCCGGCATTCACGCGTCAGGGCAACCTGCCGACCTTCAACGCGCTCACCGCGGTCGTCGAGGACAACGACGGCGAGCAATACTTCGTCGCGAATCGCAACAGCCTGGTGAAGATCGTTCCCGGGACCTGA
- a CDS encoding phosphatase domain-containing protein: MSELENFSFVIPGELAGMAYPHAPQAVEELAELGFRSLVSLSRRAPPPAAVGPLIHLHCPLADFTRIPSVDLLRAVAFLGRAPRPIAVHGEGGVGRTGVVLACRLVSLGRSAAEAIAEVRRVRPGSIDDPELEASVAEFELFYRSAHEQMTPAPFNFAPASPLDRIVHGAERPGFGMALWSASGIRSSVVAPPSSTSQPDPSDAPVEAWLAFMARHGMREVLCLLDEGELALHRIPLLGRYQREFLRVTHVPLEGGALPSPDALERALDALRRAESSGAPAVVHCASGAGRAGVVLAAWLRARHGLSPEAAIGAVRDHARHFGAHRDPLKAGPAARDLIAGVPALA; this comes from the coding sequence ATGAGTGAGCTCGAAAATTTCTCGTTCGTGATCCCCGGCGAGCTCGCCGGCATGGCCTACCCCCACGCGCCCCAGGCGGTCGAGGAGCTCGCGGAGCTCGGCTTCCGCAGCCTGGTGTCGCTCTCGCGCCGGGCGCCGCCGCCCGCGGCGGTGGGCCCGCTCATCCACCTGCATTGCCCGCTCGCCGACTTCACGCGCATCCCGAGCGTGGATCTCCTCCGCGCCGTGGCGTTCCTCGGCCGGGCGCCGCGGCCGATCGCCGTTCACGGGGAGGGCGGCGTCGGGCGCACCGGCGTCGTGCTGGCGTGCCGCCTCGTGTCGCTGGGCAGGTCGGCGGCCGAGGCCATCGCCGAGGTGCGGCGCGTGCGGCCGGGCTCCATCGACGACCCCGAGCTCGAGGCGTCGGTCGCGGAGTTCGAGCTGTTCTACCGGAGCGCGCACGAGCAGATGACGCCGGCCCCCTTCAACTTCGCGCCCGCGTCGCCGCTCGACAGGATCGTCCACGGCGCGGAGCGGCCCGGCTTCGGGATGGCGCTCTGGTCGGCTTCCGGGATCCGCTCTTCGGTGGTCGCGCCGCCGAGCTCGACCTCACAGCCGGATCCGAGCGACGCGCCCGTCGAGGCGTGGCTCGCCTTCATGGCGCGGCACGGTATGCGCGAGGTGCTCTGCCTGCTCGACGAGGGAGAGCTGGCGCTCCACCGGATCCCGCTCCTCGGCCGCTACCAGCGCGAGTTCCTCCGGGTGACGCACGTGCCGCTCGAGGGGGGCGCGCTCCCCTCGCCCGACGCGCTGGAGCGCGCGCTCGACGCGCTCAGGCGCGCCGAGTCCAGCGGCGCGCCCGCCGTCGTGCACTGCGCGTCCGGCGCGGGCCGCGCGGGCGTCGTGCTCGCAGCGTGGCTGCGCGCCCGGCACGGCCTCTCCCCCGAGGCGGCGATCGGCGCGGTCCGGGATCACGCGCGGCACTTCGGCGCGCACCGCGACCCGCTGAAGGCAGGGCCGGCGGCGCGGGATCTCATCGCGGGCGTGCCGGCGCTCGCGTGA
- the pdxH gene encoding pyridoxamine 5'-phosphate oxidase has product MTQFHHEHRFTMITEPTDPFVLARELLEQRQTTEPTDATAMTLATADASGRPSARMVLLKGIDDRGFVFFTNYESRKSMDLAANPFAALCIHWAKAAEQIRVEGRIERVSDAESDAYFETRARGSQIGAWASRQSAPLPSREALLDRVREIELRFEGRPVPRPEFWGGYRVVPERVEFWYGQENRLHDRVVYVRHGDGWRVERLFP; this is encoded by the coding sequence ATGACGCAATTTCACCATGAGCACCGGTTCACCATGATCACCGAGCCGACCGATCCGTTCGTCCTCGCGCGCGAGCTCCTCGAGCAGCGGCAAACCACCGAACCGACCGACGCGACCGCCATGACGCTGGCCACGGCGGACGCGTCCGGGCGCCCCTCGGCGCGGATGGTGCTGCTGAAAGGCATCGACGATCGCGGGTTCGTGTTCTTCACCAACTACGAGAGCCGCAAGTCGATGGATCTCGCGGCGAACCCGTTCGCCGCGCTGTGCATCCACTGGGCGAAGGCCGCCGAGCAGATCCGCGTCGAGGGGCGCATCGAGCGGGTCAGCGACGCGGAGTCGGACGCCTACTTCGAGACCCGCGCGCGGGGCAGCCAGATCGGCGCGTGGGCGTCCCGGCAGAGCGCGCCGCTGCCCTCGCGCGAGGCGCTCCTCGATCGGGTGCGCGAGATCGAGCTCCGCTTCGAGGGCCGGCCGGTGCCTCGGCCGGAGTTCTGGGGCGGCTACCGGGTGGTGCCGGAGCGCGTCGAGTTCTGGTACGGCCAGGAGAACCGCCTGCACGATCGCGTGGTCTACGTCCGCCACGGCGACGGCTGGCGCGTCGAGCGGCTCTTCCCCTGA
- a CDS encoding HNH endonuclease has protein sequence MGLRSSAVKAARRRLILDIVATDATFERTEIRGQAAWAGKCIHCLSHVVVGLDGEPIQRATIEHIVPRAHGGTDALDNLALACGRCNALKGMRLDVRRRDDPRLVAVIERLKERKASRLRGAGT, from the coding sequence GTGGGACTACGATCGAGCGCCGTGAAGGCGGCGCGGCGGCGGCTCATCCTCGATATCGTGGCGACCGACGCGACGTTCGAGCGCACAGAGATCCGGGGTCAGGCGGCGTGGGCGGGCAAGTGCATCCATTGCCTGTCGCACGTGGTCGTCGGCCTCGACGGCGAGCCGATCCAGCGCGCGACGATCGAGCACATCGTCCCGCGCGCGCACGGCGGGACGGACGCGCTCGACAACCTGGCGCTCGCGTGCGGCCGGTGCAACGCGCTGAAGGGCATGCGGCTCGACGTCCGGCGCCGCGACGACCCGAGGCTCGTCGCGGTGATCGAGCGGCTCAAGGAGCGCAAGGCGAGCCGCCTCCGCGGCGCCGGGACATAG
- the norR gene encoding nitric oxide reductase transcriptional regulator NorR has translation MTLLDAVLSLSEAPARDEALQRILRALARVTAADALSVLTAAEDGSVGVAAQIGLSPAALGMSFRPAEHPRLRRATQAAGPIRFLDPSEPDPYSGWLLGSHGEIHPIHACMAVPLHVQGRLAGLLTLDACDPHGLRGLHDEDARVFAGLCAGALRLDAGAGLLDARPEARRALGPDSRGPAPASRSAGMQRIEREIAVLAALSVPVLVTGETGVGKELVARALHERSPRASRALVIVNCAAIPAQLVESELFGHRRGAFTGATAARAGRFEAAHGGTIFLDEIGELPLSAQAQLLRALQEGEIQPVGEDRARRVDARVVAATNRDLRREVAEGRFRADLFHRLWVYPICVPPLRERREDIPALCERFAAELAAELGAGRVDFTEPALSALAQGAWPGNVRELKNAVERAVLRRTITEGKSAAGRAIVVRREDVDAIDGDAPERSPAPRIELPGERLRLTDALQGQPVEPLAEALERARREAFARAFRAAGGNAATAGRLLGLSRSFAYKEAVRLGLIPPAGPRKR, from the coding sequence GTGACCCTGCTCGACGCCGTGCTCAGCCTGTCGGAAGCGCCCGCCCGCGACGAGGCGCTGCAGCGGATCCTGCGCGCGCTCGCGCGCGTGACGGCGGCGGACGCGCTCTCGGTGCTCACGGCGGCGGAGGACGGCTCGGTCGGCGTCGCCGCCCAGATCGGGCTGTCGCCGGCCGCCCTGGGGATGAGCTTCCGGCCCGCGGAGCACCCGCGGCTCCGCAGGGCGACGCAGGCGGCCGGGCCGATCCGGTTCCTCGACCCGAGCGAGCCTGATCCCTACAGCGGCTGGCTGCTCGGCAGTCACGGGGAGATCCATCCGATCCACGCCTGCATGGCCGTGCCGCTGCACGTGCAGGGCCGCCTCGCCGGGCTGCTGACGCTGGACGCCTGCGATCCCCACGGCCTCCGCGGCCTGCACGACGAGGACGCGCGCGTGTTCGCGGGGCTCTGCGCCGGCGCGCTGCGGCTCGACGCCGGCGCCGGGCTGCTCGACGCCCGCCCGGAGGCGCGCCGCGCGCTCGGCCCGGATTCAAGGGGCCCGGCGCCGGCGAGCCGATCGGCCGGGATGCAGCGGATCGAGCGCGAGATCGCGGTGCTCGCCGCGCTGTCGGTGCCGGTGCTCGTCACGGGCGAGACGGGCGTGGGGAAGGAGCTCGTCGCCCGCGCGCTGCACGAGCGATCGCCCCGGGCGAGCCGGGCGCTCGTGATCGTCAACTGCGCGGCGATCCCCGCGCAGCTGGTCGAATCGGAGCTCTTCGGCCACAGGAGAGGCGCGTTCACCGGCGCCACGGCCGCGCGCGCCGGCAGGTTCGAGGCGGCGCACGGCGGGACGATCTTCCTCGACGAGATCGGCGAGCTCCCGCTCTCGGCGCAGGCGCAGCTCCTGCGCGCGCTCCAGGAGGGGGAGATCCAGCCCGTGGGCGAGGACCGGGCGCGCCGCGTCGACGCGCGGGTCGTCGCGGCGACGAACCGCGATCTCCGGCGGGAGGTCGCCGAGGGGCGCTTTCGCGCCGATCTGTTCCATCGCCTCTGGGTCTACCCGATCTGCGTGCCGCCCCTGCGCGAGCGGCGCGAGGACATCCCCGCCCTCTGCGAGCGCTTCGCCGCCGAGCTCGCGGCCGAGCTCGGCGCGGGGCGGGTGGACTTCACCGAGCCGGCGCTGAGCGCGCTCGCGCAGGGAGCGTGGCCGGGCAACGTCCGGGAGCTGAAGAACGCCGTGGAGCGCGCCGTGCTTCGCCGGACGATCACGGAGGGCAAGAGCGCAGCCGGCAGGGCGATCGTCGTGCGGCGCGAGGATGTCGACGCGATCGATGGCGACGCGCCGGAGCGCTCGCCCGCCCCGCGGATCGAGCTCCCCGGAGAGCGGCTGCGGCTCACGGACGCGCTACAGGGGCAGCCCGTGGAGCCGCTGGCAGAGGCGCTCGAGAGGGCCCGCCGCGAGGCGTTCGCCCGAGCGTTCCGGGCAGCAGGCGGCAACGCGGCGACGGCCGGGCGGCTGCTCGGGCTGAGCCGATCGTTCGCCTACAAGGAGGCGGTGCGCCTCGGGCTCATCCCTCCGGCCGGGCCGCGCAAGCGCTGA
- the thpR gene encoding RNA 2',3'-cyclic phosphodiesterase: protein MRVFVAVDPGAELLAKVGDLLREISPRAPSAKWVEPAGLHITLAFMGEIGEERLPLVIAAAGSVAAFHRPLTLRIEKGGAFGTRRRPRVLWLGVGGAVGALTAIHRDLEQTLSMSTGYVPEDRPFEPHLTLARSRDPRGDPALDACAQAVGSVDFGETRIEEIIVYQSELTPKGARYTALARVPLEGIGTPEPAR from the coding sequence GTGCGCGTCTTCGTCGCCGTTGATCCGGGAGCCGAGCTCCTCGCCAAGGTCGGAGATCTCCTGCGGGAGATCTCGCCACGGGCTCCGTCCGCCAAGTGGGTGGAGCCTGCTGGGCTGCATATCACGCTCGCCTTCATGGGCGAGATCGGAGAGGAGCGCCTGCCGCTCGTCATCGCTGCTGCCGGGAGCGTCGCCGCATTCCACAGGCCGCTCACGTTGCGCATCGAGAAGGGCGGCGCGTTCGGAACGCGGCGCCGCCCCCGCGTGCTTTGGCTCGGCGTGGGCGGCGCGGTCGGCGCCCTCACCGCGATCCACCGCGACCTGGAGCAGACGCTCTCGATGTCGACGGGCTACGTGCCGGAGGACCGGCCGTTCGAGCCGCACCTCACCCTCGCCCGCTCGCGCGATCCGCGCGGCGATCCGGCGCTCGACGCCTGCGCTCAGGCGGTCGGCAGCGTCGACTTCGGCGAGACGCGGATCGAGGAGATCATCGTCTACCAGAGCGAGCTGACCCCGAAGGGGGCGCGCTACACCGCGCTCGCGCGCGTGCCGCTCGAGGGGATCGGCACCCCCGAGCCGGCGCGCTGA
- a CDS encoding serine/threonine-protein kinase: MVVPVSVGDVLAEKYEVERVLGEGGMGVVVAARHLLLGERVAIKFLRPEARERADLVARFLREGQVAARIRSEHVTRVYDVGTLARGEPYLVMEYLEGTDLKAVLRDRGPLPVALACDYLLQACDALAEAHALGIIHRDLKPANLFLTQRADGSPLIKVIDFGISKMALAAEAAAPKAHDMTESSAMLGSPFYMAPEQMVSSKSVDVRADVWSMGAMLYQLLTGAVPFRGDSAMAIYDCILEGPPRLDAQRSDVPERLGWVVQRCLQKSPADRFGNIAELAAELARFAPPHAQHLADRAARVLQIRLDASAEAGRAPGPPRRSTSTSPGPATPSSSDSDGKGVAAGSAWDGAPTALLSDGAATDRSWGGTRASSRQGGGARALGIAAALAAALVGAAGLAWLVWFALRAPASGGAPHAASASSLAPEAPLAPEAPLAPEAPSRDAAVPAADLAAGKAAELLDGGPAPPPEAPVSDLATARPTESGSAAPRPVASSKGARPSGRTPPPTRPTSTAPQDLFSDPR, from the coding sequence ATGGTCGTACCGGTGAGCGTGGGGGACGTCCTCGCGGAGAAATACGAGGTCGAGCGCGTCCTCGGTGAAGGCGGGATGGGCGTTGTCGTCGCCGCCCGCCATCTCCTGCTCGGCGAGCGGGTGGCCATCAAGTTCCTGCGGCCCGAGGCCCGCGAGCGCGCGGACCTCGTCGCCCGCTTCCTGCGCGAGGGGCAGGTCGCGGCGCGCATCCGCAGCGAGCACGTGACGCGCGTGTACGACGTCGGCACGCTCGCGCGCGGCGAGCCTTACCTCGTCATGGAGTACCTCGAGGGGACCGATCTGAAGGCCGTCCTGCGCGACCGCGGGCCGCTCCCGGTCGCGCTCGCCTGCGACTACCTGCTCCAAGCGTGCGACGCGCTCGCGGAGGCGCACGCGCTCGGCATCATCCATCGGGACCTGAAGCCGGCCAACCTGTTCCTGACCCAGCGGGCCGACGGCAGCCCGCTCATCAAGGTCATCGACTTCGGCATCTCCAAGATGGCCCTCGCGGCGGAGGCGGCCGCGCCCAAGGCGCACGACATGACCGAGAGCTCGGCGATGCTGGGCTCGCCGTTCTACATGGCGCCCGAGCAGATGGTCTCCTCGAAGAGCGTCGACGTGCGGGCCGACGTCTGGTCGATGGGCGCCATGCTCTATCAGCTGCTCACGGGCGCCGTCCCCTTCCGGGGCGACTCCGCGATGGCCATCTACGACTGCATCCTGGAGGGACCGCCGCGGCTCGACGCGCAGCGGTCCGACGTGCCCGAGCGCCTCGGCTGGGTGGTCCAGCGCTGCCTCCAGAAGAGCCCTGCCGATCGCTTCGGCAACATCGCCGAGCTGGCTGCCGAGCTCGCCCGGTTCGCGCCGCCGCACGCGCAGCACCTGGCTGACCGCGCCGCGCGCGTGCTGCAGATCCGCCTCGACGCGAGCGCCGAGGCGGGCCGCGCGCCCGGGCCGCCCCGGCGCTCGACCTCCACGTCGCCCGGGCCCGCGACGCCGTCGTCCAGCGACTCGGATGGGAAGGGCGTGGCGGCCGGCTCCGCGTGGGATGGCGCGCCCACGGCGCTCCTCTCGGACGGCGCGGCCACGGATCGCTCCTGGGGCGGCACGCGCGCCTCGTCGCGCCAGGGCGGCGGGGCGCGCGCCCTCGGGATCGCGGCGGCCCTCGCGGCGGCGCTCGTGGGCGCCGCGGGGCTCGCGTGGCTCGTGTGGTTCGCGCTCCGCGCCCCCGCGTCGGGTGGGGCGCCGCATGCCGCGTCGGCGTCCTCGCTGGCGCCGGAGGCGCCCCTGGCGCCGGAGGCGCCCCTGGCGCCGGAGGCACCCTCGCGCGACGCGGCGGTGCCCGCGGCAGATCTCGCTGCGGGCAAGGCGGCCGAGCTCCTCGACGGCGGCCCTGCGCCGCCGCCTGAAGCGCCCGTGTCCGATCTCGCGACCGCGCGGCCGACCGAGAGCGGGTCTGCGGCGCCGCGACCGGTGGCATCGTCGAAGGGCGCGCGGCCGTCGGGGCGGACGCCGCCGCCGACCCGCCCCACGTCGACTGCGCCGCAAGACCTCTTTTCCGATCCGCGATGA
- a CDS encoding M2 family metallopeptidase — MLVALGLGAACSGAASLTTAPAPPRQGEEAPATPAPVGARPEAAPQRAAPPGPAEAQAFVAAVDRELRRLRIQSARASWVNQTYLTDDTDALAASAEEASMEYLSRTIKAAARFDGLALPADVSRQLALLKISTSLPAPSDPAARAELAALSVEMTSLYGKGKHCPKARPGRAATAARGAAPAGAGAEPKCLALDELSSILKTSRDWDELLDAWAGWHAIAPPLRPKFERYVALGNKGAAELGLPDVGALWRAGYDMPPDAFEAETERLWGKVKPLYDELHCYVRARLRAIYGKDRIGEKAPIPAHLLGNMWAQEWSNVYALMEPYKGQPSLDVTRKIKAKKLDEKKMVSLGERFFTSLGFDPLPATFWERSLLRKPADREVVCHANAWDVGDRDDLRLKMCIEPSEEDLITIHHELGHVYYFHQYYKLPILFQSGANEGFHEGIGDTLALSVTPSYLRSLGLLDRVSQDEKGIINFLFKKALDKIAFLPFGKLIDQWRWDVFSGRTKPADYNAAWWALRLKYQGVAPPVQRSEADFDPGAKFHVAAGVSYMRYFLAHIYQFQFHRALCKAAGHTGPLHTCSIYGSAAAGEKLRAMLSLGASRPWQEAMQAVTGETAADPGAMLEYFEPLRRWLKEQNKGEVCGW, encoded by the coding sequence ATGCTCGTCGCGCTCGGGCTGGGCGCGGCGTGCAGCGGCGCCGCTTCGCTGACGACGGCGCCAGCGCCGCCGCGCCAAGGTGAGGAGGCGCCCGCGACCCCGGCGCCCGTGGGGGCCCGGCCGGAGGCCGCCCCCCAGCGGGCGGCGCCGCCCGGCCCGGCCGAGGCGCAGGCCTTCGTGGCCGCCGTCGACCGGGAGCTGCGCAGGCTGCGGATCCAGTCCGCGCGCGCGTCCTGGGTCAACCAGACCTACCTCACGGACGACACCGACGCGCTCGCCGCCTCTGCCGAGGAGGCGAGCATGGAGTACCTGAGCCGCACGATCAAGGCGGCGGCGCGCTTCGACGGGCTCGCGTTGCCCGCGGATGTCTCCCGCCAGCTGGCGCTCCTCAAGATATCGACCTCCCTTCCGGCTCCGAGCGATCCGGCGGCGCGCGCCGAGCTCGCCGCGCTCTCGGTCGAGATGACGAGCCTGTACGGCAAGGGCAAGCACTGCCCGAAGGCCAGGCCAGGGCGGGCGGCGACCGCAGCCCGCGGGGCGGCGCCCGCGGGCGCCGGGGCCGAGCCGAAGTGCCTCGCGCTCGACGAGCTCTCCAGCATCCTGAAGACCAGCCGTGACTGGGACGAGCTGCTCGACGCGTGGGCAGGCTGGCACGCGATCGCCCCGCCGCTCCGGCCGAAGTTCGAGCGCTACGTCGCCCTCGGCAACAAGGGGGCCGCGGAGCTCGGCCTCCCGGACGTCGGCGCGCTCTGGCGAGCCGGCTACGACATGCCCCCCGACGCGTTCGAGGCCGAGACCGAGCGGCTCTGGGGCAAGGTGAAGCCGCTCTACGACGAGCTGCACTGCTACGTGCGCGCCAGGCTGCGCGCGATCTACGGCAAGGACAGGATCGGCGAGAAGGCCCCGATCCCGGCCCACCTCCTCGGCAACATGTGGGCGCAGGAGTGGTCGAACGTCTACGCGCTCATGGAGCCGTACAAGGGCCAGCCCTCGCTCGACGTGACGCGCAAGATCAAGGCGAAGAAGCTCGACGAGAAGAAGATGGTCTCGCTCGGCGAGCGGTTCTTCACCTCGCTCGGGTTCGACCCGCTGCCGGCGACCTTCTGGGAGCGATCGCTGCTCAGGAAGCCGGCCGACCGCGAGGTCGTCTGCCACGCGAACGCCTGGGACGTGGGCGACCGGGACGATCTCCGCCTCAAGATGTGCATCGAGCCGAGCGAGGAGGATCTCATCACGATCCACCACGAGCTCGGGCACGTCTATTACTTCCACCAGTACTACAAGCTCCCGATCCTCTTTCAGTCGGGCGCCAACGAAGGCTTCCACGAGGGGATCGGGGACACGCTGGCCCTCTCCGTGACGCCGAGCTACCTGAGGTCGCTGGGGCTGCTCGACAGGGTGTCCCAGGACGAGAAGGGGATCATCAACTTCCTCTTCAAGAAGGCGCTCGACAAGATCGCGTTCCTCCCGTTCGGCAAGCTCATCGACCAGTGGCGGTGGGATGTCTTCTCGGGCAGGACGAAGCCGGCCGACTACAACGCGGCGTGGTGGGCGCTGCGGCTGAAGTACCAGGGCGTCGCGCCGCCGGTGCAGCGCAGCGAGGCCGATTTCGACCCGGGGGCGAAGTTCCACGTCGCGGCCGGCGTCTCGTACATGCGCTACTTCCTCGCGCACATCTACCAGTTCCAGTTCCACCGCGCGCTGTGCAAAGCGGCCGGGCACACGGGGCCGCTGCACACGTGCTCGATCTACGGCAGCGCGGCGGCGGGCGAGAAGCTGCGCGCCATGCTCTCGCTCGGCGCGAGCCGCCCGTGGCAGGAGGCGATGCAGGCGGTGACGGGGGAGACCGCCGCCGATCCGGGCGCGATGCTGGAGTACTTCGAGCCCCTCCGGAGGTGGCTCAAGGAGCAGAACAAGGGTGAAGTCTGTGGGTGGTAA
- a CDS encoding globin domain-containing protein, which yields MGLNVGLLRESFELVIEREPNLTHRFYGILFSRYPQVKPLFGRNSQEQQEKMLTEALAAVIDRLEDASWLEEKLMAMGAKHVDYGVTDAMYPWVADALISAMAEVAAADWSPAHQKAWTDALGAIASLMQRGAREYGAARPHAPPPAAHAGG from the coding sequence ATGGGATTGAACGTTGGCTTGCTGCGGGAGAGCTTCGAGCTCGTGATCGAGAGGGAGCCCAACCTCACGCACCGTTTCTACGGGATCCTGTTCTCTCGGTATCCGCAGGTGAAGCCGCTCTTCGGGCGCAATAGCCAGGAGCAGCAGGAGAAGATGCTCACGGAGGCGCTCGCCGCGGTCATCGACCGGCTCGAGGACGCGTCGTGGCTCGAGGAGAAGCTCATGGCGATGGGGGCGAAGCACGTCGACTACGGCGTCACGGACGCGATGTACCCCTGGGTCGCCGACGCGTTGATCTCCGCGATGGCCGAGGTCGCGGCCGCGGACTGGTCCCCGGCGCACCAGAAGGCCTGGACCGACGCGCTCGGCGCGATCGCCTCGCTCATGCAGCGCGGCGCGAGGGAGTACGGCGCCGCGAGGCCCCACGCGCCGCCGCCCGCCGCGCATGCGGGCGGCTAG
- a CDS encoding secondary thiamine-phosphate synthase enzyme YjbQ: MKSKTDYFYFETKARRELINVTERVAAVVAASGILEGMVLVSAMHITAGVFVNDHEPGLWEDIWAWLQQLAPEGPDYKHHRTGEDNGDAHLKSILVHHQVIVPITAGKLDLGPWQQIFYAEFDGGRRKRVVVKAMGE, from the coding sequence ATGAAGTCGAAGACCGATTATTTCTACTTCGAGACGAAGGCCAGGCGCGAGCTCATCAACGTCACCGAGCGCGTCGCGGCCGTCGTCGCCGCCAGCGGCATCCTTGAAGGCATGGTCCTCGTGAGCGCCATGCACATCACCGCCGGCGTGTTCGTGAACGACCACGAGCCAGGCCTCTGGGAGGACATCTGGGCGTGGCTCCAGCAGCTCGCCCCCGAGGGGCCCGACTACAAGCACCACAGGACCGGCGAGGACAACGGCGACGCCCACCTCAAATCGATCCTCGTGCACCACCAGGTGATCGTGCCCATCACCGCGGGGAAGCTCGATCTCGGGCCCTGGCAGCAGATCTTCTACGCGGAGTTCGACGGCGGCCGGCGCAAGCGCGTCGTCGTGAAGGCGATGGGGGAGTGA